The Leishmania braziliensis MHOM/BR/75/M2904 complete genome, chromosome 12 genome window below encodes:
- a CDS encoding putative surface antigen protein: MHLCRALSAEGSRARHRTPLCSSGRSSKHPLDRLPSRLPIHPHALLPFSSLPCATLTLRLLAPFTSSPGYPRSEVYDAVCAHPTCSRPQAPNSPLVSSIASPPYPTSRAYPILAVAPLASCRWLEVMRCTRWLVLAAILAAAAVRATVTGDFTAEQQSNTLAVLQAFAGAIPELQSTWSGSDFCSWGGVTCAVSSVRVAGINAMYTGTLPEMPAGVDYANVMITRLDFSTMARGLSGTLPDSECDRRTLARSSPLHASSWCSSRRMRGRPPTGGKWESCATFLCASFLLTVVRHSAGRRGPAGGGEAVVFCSFLPSASAIVIAPATTALELPLCLRRGPSVPVAPPLSLVLALALLPLSTSPEHAPLPIRPPSCLCSPLPLVVPLFSAVLTELHLGLLCEVLVGFLVACLRTT, translated from the coding sequence ATGCACCTGTGCCGAGCTCTCTCAGCTGAAGGCAGCAGAGCTCGGCACCGCACCCCGTTGTGTTCCAGTGGGCGCAGTTCCAAACACCCCCTCGACCGACTGCCTTCACGCCTTCCTATACATCCTCacgctcttcttcccttttcttccctgcCATGCGCGACTCTCACGCTTCGACTCTTAGCCCCtttcacctcttcccccGGGTACCCTCGTAGTGAGGTCTATGATGCCGTGTGCGCACACCCAACCTGTTCAAGACCGCAAGCGCCCAATTCGCCTCTCGTTTCCTCTATTGCCTCTCCTCCATACCCGACCTCTCGCGCCTACCCCATATTGGCTGTTGCACCTCTTGCCTCTTGCCGCTGGTTGGAGGTGATGCGGTGCACGCGTtggctggtgctggcggcgatcctcgctgctgcggctgtgcgcGCTACCGTGACGGGCGACTTCACCGCCGAGCAGCAGTCCAAcacgctggcggtgctgcaggcgttTGCGGGCGCGATCCCTGAGCTGCAAAGCACGTGGAGTGGCAGCGACTTCTGCTCGTGGGGCGGCGTGACGTGCGCTGTGTCCAGCGTGCGCGTGGCGGGAATCAATGCGATGTATACCGGCACGCTGCCGGAGATGCCTGCGGGCGTCGACTACGCGAACGTGATGATCACGCGCCTCGACTTCTCCACGATGGCGCGGGGGCTGAGCGGGACGCTGCCGGACAGTGAGTGCGACCGACGCactctcgctcgctcctcCCCCTTACACGCCTCTTCCTGGTGCTCCAGCAGGCGAATGCGCGGCCGCCCCCCCACGGGGGGAAAGTGGGAAAGCTGTGCGACTTTCCTCTGCGCGTCGTTTTTACTCACCGTTGTGCGGCACAGCGCGGGGCGACGGGGgccggcgggggggggggaggcggtggtgttttgctcttttttGCCCAGCGCGAGCGCGATCGTTATCGCGCCTGCCACTACTGCTTTGGAGTTGCCGCTCTGTTTGAGAAGGGGCCCGAGTGTCCCCGTggcccctcctctctctctcgttctcgctCTCGCGTTGCTTCCACTGTCCACGTCTCCCGAGCACGCCCCACTGCCCATCCGACCCCCTTCATGTCTCTGCTCCCCTTTGCCGCTTGTCGTGCCCCTTTTTAGTGCTGTGCTCACTGAATTACATCTCGGCCTACTCTGCGAGGTGCTTGTCGGATTTCTCGTAGCGTGCCTGCGGACCACGTAA
- a CDS encoding putative NADH:flavin oxidoreductase/NADH oxidase, which yields MPTASNSIDALLKPLVIGQLSMPNRFVMAPLTRCRADDEHVPTPAMVRHYADRASMGLIITEATQIEKGYSTFCHEGGIYGKEQVDGWRKVTDAVHEKGGLIFCQIHNGGRATVPSNVDEGVRIVAPSAVAITDHECPGAFARNGEKQPYPVPHEMTAEDIALYVKLYATAACNAMAAGFDGVEVHGANGYLIDEFLKSSSNQRTDEYGGSIENRCRFLFEVLDAVIKAIGRERVGLRISPLNSFNSQSDENPEALTRYICSQLNSRNISFLDVMRGDFFSQACGADKWAREAYEGVLFTGMGFEIEEAAETVASGAADAVVFGTKALANPDLVARAIAGAALNTPDPATFYSTSEAGYNDYPSMVSSCPSAAAPSCTKETP from the coding sequence ATGCCCACCGCCTCCAACTCAAtcgatgcgctgctgaagccgctCGTGATCGGACAGCTGTCGATGCCAAATCGCTTTGTCATGGCGCCCCTGACGCGCTGCCGTGCTGACGACGAACACGTTCCCACTCCTGCGATGGTGAGGCACTACGCGGACCGCGCCTCGATGGGTCTCATCATCACGGAGGCAACACAAATTGAGAAGGGCTACTCCACATTTTGCCACGAGGGCGGCATCTACGGCAAGGAGCAGGTGGACGGGTGGAGGAAGGTGACGGATGCCGTCCACGAGAAGGGTGGGCTCATCTTCTGCCAGATCCACAACGGTGGCCGCGCCACGGTGCCGTCGAACGTGGACGAGGGTGTGCGCATCGTCGCGCCGTCTGCAGTTGCCATCACCGACCACGAATGCCCTGGTGCGTTCGCGCGGAATGGTGAGAAGCAGCCGTACCCCGTGCCGCACGAGATGACGGCGGAGGATATCGCGCTCTATGTAAAACTCTACGCGACTGCCGCCTGTAATGCGATGGCCGCCGGGTTCGATGGTGTGGAGGTGCACGGCGCGAACGGGTACCTGATCGACGAGTTTCTCAAGTCGAGCTCGAACCAGCGCACGGATGAGtacggcggcagcatcgAGAACCGGTGCCGTTTCCTGTTCGAGGTCTTGGATGCCGTGATTAAGGCGATTGGCCGCGAGCGTGTTGGTCTGCGCATCTCCCCCCTCAACAGCTTCAACAGCCAAAGTGACGAGAACCCGGAGGCGTTGACGCGGTACATCTGCTCGCAGCTGAACTCTCGAAATATTTCGTTTCTTGATGTGATGCGCGGCGACTTCTTCAGCCAGGCGTGTGGTGCGGACAAGTGGGCACGCGAGGCGTACGAGGGTGTGTTGTTTACCGGCATGGGCTTTGAGATTGAGGAGGCCGcggagacggtggcgagcggtgctgccgaTGCCGTTGTGTTTGGCACGAAGGCGCTTGCAAACCCCGATCTCGTTGCGCGCGCGATCGCCGGTGCGGCGCTGAACACGCCTGATCCTGCGACGTTCTACAGCACCAGCGAGGCGGGCTACAACGACTATCCGTCCATGGTGAGCTCGTGTCCCTCGGCCGCTGCTCCCTCGTGCACGAAGGAGACGCCTTGA
- a CDS encoding n-ethylmaleimide reductase-like protein, translating into MSAGNHTVYSHLFRPCRVGQPTMKNRMVMAPLTRCRADDNHVPTAIMAEYYGSRASMGMIITESIMVQRNYSGFAYEPGLYSAEQVESWRTITEAVHARGGLIAAQLYHPGRATTPANLTSGDLAPMGPSAVGIPPEAEQCIAQWSRDGKAQAYPQLIHAMTPAEIGAAVKSFTRAALNAMAAGFDAVEIHAGGGYLLDSFLRDSSNQRTDKYGGSVANRSRFLLEVLDAVAAAIKPDRVGVRLTPLDTFNGQKDSHPEALTAYVCEQLDARKIAFVDVVRGDPRANVPGSAEVWVRRSFGGAVLASHGYTSLEMAEQAIADGTVDAVLFGMQALANPDLVWRVLTNTPLNRAHAPTFFTRGSKGYIDYPICEPHSFSEPHVVAGITIPSEGSKGSRLSCQRATAMPMPAKGRPYVSVSQPLLLGATTMKNRLVMGPIPRQRCDEQQCPTAMMVAYYARRASYGLIISEPCEVQPGYHTYVRGAGISTKAQVLAWRQVTDAVHEKGGVMYCQLHHGGWATLQCNITSGTDTRAVGPTMQGISPDCRCPAAFAADGKVQSYPVDVVALSAERLKWIVQLYVAAAKNAMLAGFDGVEIHAGGGYLIDQFLRRCSNTRNDDYGGSPADRCRLLDEIVDAVAAAVGRRRVGVRISPTDLSKGMKDTDREVVTETVATHMGERKIAYITVASGSDGYYHGPMPASLLQTALRCFGGVVLCDDNISLAEAEKRIATDAVQGVCITLGAIANPDIINRAIHGAEPDESDLCTLFTHDSDGYDSYLTYAEMRKEARVGKARQSAENSASHPPAMLNCVTCAAADNDSATLNSPTTHKSHGAVKSASRGTKSTPPYAGHREQARLHCCPFGQRGVQPGTSGFASP; encoded by the coding sequence ATGTCGGCAGGGAACCACACCGTGTACTCGCACCTTTTCCGGCCATGCCGCGTAGGCCAGCCGACCATGAAGAACCGTATGGTCATGGCACCGCTGACGCGGTGCCGCGCCGATGACAACCACGTGCCCACTGCCATCATGGCGGAGTACTACGGCTCTCGGGCCTCGATGGGGATGATTATCACGGAGTCTATCATGGTTCAGCGCAACTACTCAGGCTTCGCGTATGAGCCCGGCCTGTACTCGGCAGAACAGGTGGAATCGTGGCGCACTATCACAGAGGCCGTTCACGCACGTGGTGGGCTGATCGCAGCTCAGCTTTACCATCCAGGCCGCGCCACCACACCGGCAAACCTCACGTCAGGCGACTTGGCTCCGATGGGCCCCTCCGCGGTGGGCATTCCTCCCGAGGCGGAGCAGTGCATTGCGCAGTGGAGTCGTGACGGCAAGGCTCAGGCCTACCCACAGCTCATCCATGCCATGACACCGGCCGAGatcggcgctgcggtgaagTCCTTCACACGCGCGGCTCTCAACGCAATGGCGGCCGGCTTCGACGCGGTGGAAATTCACGCCGGTGGCGGTTACTTGCTCGACTCGTTCCTGCGGGATTCGTCGAACCAGCGCACCGATAAgtacggcggcagcgtggcGAACCGCTCTCGCTTTCTGCTGGAGGTCCTCGACGCAGTTGCAGCGGCAATCAAGCCAGATCGCGTTGGTGTGCGACTGACCCCGCTGGACACCTTCAATGGCCAGAAAGACAGCCATCCCGAGGCACTCACCGCGTACGTGTGCGAGCAGCTCGACGCTCGCAAAATTGCCTTCGTCGACGTCGTCCGTGGTGACCCGAGGGCCAATGTGCCAGGGAGCGCAGAGGTGTGGGTACGCCGCTCCTTCGGTGGCGCTGTCTTGGCGAGCCACGGGTACACATCGCTGGAGATGGCCGAGCAGGCGATCGCGGACGGAACTGTCGACGCGGTGCTCTTCGGCATGCAAGCCCTCGCGAACCCCGACCTCGTCTGGCGAGTGCTCACAAACACCCCGCTTAACCGCGCCCATGCGCCGACCTTCTTTACCCGGGGCAGCAAGGGGTACATTGACTACCCCATCTGCGAGCCGCACAGCTTCTCCGAGCCGCACGTTGTGGCGGGCATCACGATCCCCTCTGAGGGGAGTAAAGGCAGTCGCTTGTCATgccagcgcgccaccgccatgcCAATGCCAGCGAAGGGGCGTCCGTACGTTTCagtatcgcagccgctgcttcttGGCGCGACGACGATGAAGAACCGTCTGGTCATGGGGCCGATACCTCGCCAGCGCTGCgacgagcagcagtgccCGACGGCCATGATGGTCGCCTACTACGCGCGCCGCGCCAGCTACGGTCTCATTATCAGCGAACCGTGCGAGGTACAGCCTGGCTACCACACGTATGTTCGGGGTGCAGGCATCTCGACCAAGGCGCAGGTGCTGGCATGGCGCCAGGTCACGGATGCCGTCCATGAGAAGGGTGGCGTTATGTACTGCCAGCTGCACCACGGTGGCTGGGCCACACTGCAGTGCAACATTACCAGCGGCACAGACACGCGGGCTGTCGGCCCCACAATGCAGGGCATCTCACCtgactgccgctgcccagcCGCCTTCGCCGCGGACGGAAAGGTCCAGTCGTACCCTGTCGATGTGGTGGCGCTGAGCGCGGAGAGGCTCAAGTGGATTGTGCAGCTGTACGTTGCGGCTGCAAAGAACGCGATGCTGGCTGGCTTCGACGGTGTCGAAatccacgctggtggtggcTACTTGATTGACCAGTTCCTGCGTAGATGCAGCAACACCCGTAATGACGACTACGGCGGCTCGCCTGCcgaccgctgccgcctgctGGACGAGATTGTCGACGCAGTGGCTGCGGCCGTCGGTCGGcggcgtgtcggtgtgcgTATATCACCTACGGACCTCTCCAAGGGGATGAAGGACACCGATCGGGAGGTGGTGACAGAGACTGTTGCCACGCATATGGGGGAGCGCAAGATTGCTTACATTACCGTGGCGAGCGGCAGTGACGGCTACTACCACGGCCCAATGCCGGCTTCCCTCCTGCAGACGGCCCTTCGCTGCTTTGGCGGCGTTGTCTTGTGTGACGACAACATAAGCCTGGCcgaggcagagaagcgcaTAGCGACTGATGCAGTGCAGGGCGTGTGCATCACACTGGGTGCAATCGCGAATCCAGACATAATAAACCGAGCCATCCACGGCGCTGAGCCCGACGAGTCGGACCTGTGCACCCTCTTCACccacgacagcgacggctACGACTCGTATCTCACGTATGCCGAGATGCGGAAGGAGGCACGGGTCGGCAAAGCACGCCAGTCGGCGGAGAACAGTGCCAGCCACCCCCCTGCGATGTTGAACTGCGTCActtgtgctgcagctgacaATGACAGCGCGACTCTCAACTCCCCCACTACGCACAAATCACACGGTGCGGTCAAGTCGGCCAGCCGAGGAACCAAGTCAACTCCCCCCTACGCAGGACACCGGGAGCAGGCGcgtctccactgctgcccaTTCGGTCAGCGCGGAGTTCAACCGGGGACCTCAGGCTTTGCTTCGCCCTGA